A section of the Larus michahellis chromosome 1, bLarMic1.1, whole genome shotgun sequence genome encodes:
- the AMDHD1 gene encoding putative imidazolonepropionase yields MAGRHRLLLENAQQLVLVCGRGEEYLRQDGAASLALLPGASLVVGLDGCIKAVGQADVIRNQFSGATFERIIDCSGKCVLPGLVDAHTHPVWAGDRVHEFAMKLAGASYMEIHQAGGGIHFTVEHTRKASEEELFNTFKHRLERMRGAGSTLVECKSGYGLNLETELKMLRVIERAKQSMDIGISSTYCGAHSVPKGKTATEATDDIINNHLPKLKELKLSGEIHVNNIDVFCEKGVFDLDSTRRILQAGKDIGLQINFHGDELHPMKSAELGAELGARAISHLEEVSDEGIKAMARAKCAAVLLPTTAYMLRLKQPPARKMLEEGVIVALGSDFNPNAYCFSMPMVMHLACVNMKMSMNEALAAATINAAYALGKSDTHGSIETGKQGDLVIINSSRWEHLIYQFGGHEALIDYVIVKGKVVYQNERCGTMSSY; encoded by the exons ATGGCGGGCAGGCATcggctgctgctggagaacgCCCAGCAGCTGGTGCTCGTCTGCGGCCGGGGCGAGGAGTACCTGCGGCAGGATGGAGCcgccagcctggccctgctgccggGGGCCAGCTTGGTGGTGGGGTT AGATGGCTGCATCAAAGCTGTGGGCCAGGCAGATGTTATTCGCAACCAGTTTTCAGGAGCAACATTTGAAAGAATAATTGACTGCTCTGGGAAATGTGTGTTACCAG gcCTGGTAGATGCACATACACATCCAGTGTGGGCTGGTGACAGGGTTCATGAGTTTGCAATGAAG ctggCAGGTGCGTCCTACATGGAGATCCACCAGGCTGGGGGAGGAATACATTTTACTGTGGAGCACACTCGGAAGGCCTCAGAAGAAGAGCTGTTCAATACTTTCAAACACCGACTGGAACGCATGCGCGGTGCAGGATCCACCTTGGTTGAGTGCAAGAGCGGATATGGCTTAAACTTAGAAACAGAGCTCAAAATGCTCAGGGTGATCGAGCGCGCTAAGCAATCCATGGATATTGGCATTTCTTCAACCTACTGTGGAGCTCATTCTGTGCCGAA agGGAAAACTGCTACTGAAGCCACAGATGACATTATCAATAACCATCTCCCTAAACTGAAAGAACTCAAACTAAGTGGTGAAATACATGTTAACAATATAGATGTGTTCTGTGAGAAGGGAGTCTTTGATCTGGATTCTACTAGGAGAATTCTTCAAGCTGGAAAAGATATAGGGTTACAGATTAACTTCCATGGTGATGAACTCCATCCGATGAAATCTGCTGAG CTTGGAGCTGAGCTGGGAGCCCGGGCTATCAGCCACCTGGAAGAAGTTAGTGATGAAGGTATCAAGGCGATGGCAAGAGCTAAGTGCGCCGCTGTCCTTTTACCAACAACTGCCTACATGCTCAG ACTGAAGCAACCTCCAGCTAGAAAAATGTTAGAAGAAGGAGTTATAGTGGCTCTTGGCAGTGACTTTAACCCTAATGCATACTGTTTTTCAATG CCTATGGTGATGCATCTGGCCTGTGTAAACATGAAGATGTCAATGAATGAAGCACTAGCAGCTGCCACCATTAATGCAGCTTATGCCCTGGGAAAATCGGACACGCATGGCTCCATAGAGACTGGCAAGCAGGGGGACCTTGTTATCATAAATTCATCGAG GTGGGAGCACTTGATTTACCAGTTTGGGGGACACGAAGCATTGATCGACTACGTTATAGTCAAAGGAAAAGTCGTCTATCAAAATGAGAGGTGTGGGACAATGAGCAGTTACTGA
- the SNRPF gene encoding small nuclear ribonucleoprotein F: MSLPLNPKPFLNGLTGKPVMVKLKWGMEYKGYLVSVDGYMNMQLANTEEYIDGALSGHLGEVLIRCNNVLYIRGVEEEEEDGEMRE, from the exons ATG AGCCTGCCCCTCAACCCCAAGCCCTTCCTGAACGGGCTGACGGGGAAGCCGGTGATGGTGAAGCTGAAGTGGGGGATGGAGTACAAGGGCTACCTCGTCTCCGTCGACGGCTACATGAATATGCAG CTGGCAAACACAGAGGAGTATATAGACGGCGCGTTGTCTGGACACCTGGGTGAAGTTTTGATAAG gTGCAATAATGTTTTGTACATCAGAGgtgtggaagaagaggaagaagatggagaAATGAGAGAATAG